The Arthrobacter russicus genome has a segment encoding these proteins:
- a CDS encoding arsenate reductase/protein-tyrosine-phosphatase family protein, which translates to MPTDQGILFVCTGNICRSAYAQYRLRLALQPLGDQRPRILSRGTHVNAELRPPQELTGIVPLDTALELSRHVPRQLGDRDVQDASVILAASEEHLADALRRAPVQMKRAFTLTEFARAANLAGAGPRLAAPGADRWETLRQVAAAHRSGIRAELREDLNIADPYGRDAASYQTMIAAVDRCIDDIAGFLLADSISTASSLD; encoded by the coding sequence ATGCCGACCGATCAGGGAATTCTTTTCGTATGCACCGGGAACATCTGCCGGTCCGCGTACGCGCAGTACCGGCTCCGGCTCGCACTGCAGCCGCTCGGCGACCAGCGTCCTCGGATTCTCTCGCGGGGCACCCACGTGAATGCTGAGCTCCGGCCGCCGCAAGAACTCACCGGCATCGTGCCGCTGGACACCGCTTTGGAACTGTCCCGGCATGTTCCCCGCCAGTTGGGCGATCGTGACGTGCAAGACGCCTCGGTCATCCTGGCCGCGAGCGAAGAGCACCTGGCCGATGCCCTGCGCCGGGCTCCGGTGCAGATGAAACGGGCCTTTACGCTCACCGAATTCGCACGGGCCGCGAACCTCGCCGGAGCCGGGCCCCGATTGGCGGCGCCCGGCGCGGACCGCTGGGAAACACTGCGGCAGGTCGCCGCCGCGCATCGCTCGGGCATTCGCGCAGAACTGCGCGAAGATCTGAACATCGCAGATCCTTATGGTCGCGATGCGGCCTCGTACCAGACCATGATTGCTGCGGTTGACCGCTGCATCGACGATATCGCCGGCTTCCTGCTGGCTGATAGCATCTCGACGGCGTCGAGTTTAGACTGA
- a CDS encoding sugar transferase codes for MSILDSHAPAESRLRQHARERPHEIRPNAGDTKPEPSDNWRSRYLHRLRLLDAVAIIAAMTIAQFVRFGDGFDDEGMTLFNQHVPYWTLGLVLAALWWMALGASGGRHVRLVGQGAEASRKVLATTMAVFGTVAILSYVFGLPTARGYILVALPTGLLLILALRMAAQKLLLRRRTSAAENMSRTLILGRRLAAEQVMNHMEANPAAGLKPVAIYHPRRDDGPLVHEGNYDSGTQYLRGRPSVDEILLALESLHADSVVVTDETGLTPKEVRRFGWALADAGVRLILAPSLSGIAGPRIHSQPLNGLPLIHVSTPQLTGIKKQVKRGFDLIASSALLLLISPVLLVVSLIIKLSDGGPVFFRQKRVGVNRSEFQMYKFRSMVPNAEALRQDLDSDQGDGNVLFKIKGDPRITRVGRFIRKYSIDELPQLLNVLLGHMSLVGPRPPLPAEVERYEDDAHRRLLVLPGITGLWQVSGRSDLSWEQSVHLDLYYVENWSLSSDILILFKTLKATLKPDGAY; via the coding sequence ATGTCGATATTGGATTCACACGCGCCTGCAGAAAGCAGGCTGCGGCAGCATGCCCGCGAACGGCCGCACGAAATCCGGCCCAACGCCGGCGATACGAAGCCCGAACCGTCGGATAACTGGCGCAGCCGGTACTTGCACCGTTTGCGTCTTCTGGACGCAGTCGCGATCATCGCCGCCATGACGATCGCGCAATTCGTGCGTTTCGGCGACGGTTTCGACGACGAGGGTATGACGCTCTTCAACCAGCATGTGCCCTATTGGACGCTCGGCCTGGTCCTGGCGGCTCTCTGGTGGATGGCGCTGGGAGCCTCCGGCGGACGGCACGTGCGCCTGGTCGGCCAGGGGGCCGAAGCAAGCCGCAAGGTGCTCGCGACCACCATGGCGGTTTTCGGCACCGTGGCGATCCTGTCCTACGTCTTCGGCCTGCCGACTGCCCGGGGCTACATTCTGGTGGCTCTGCCAACCGGTTTGCTGCTGATCCTGGCGCTCCGGATGGCTGCCCAGAAGCTCCTGCTCCGACGCCGCACCTCCGCGGCCGAGAACATGTCCCGCACCCTGATCCTCGGCCGGCGTTTGGCCGCCGAGCAGGTGATGAACCACATGGAGGCCAACCCGGCTGCCGGTTTGAAACCGGTGGCCATCTACCATCCGCGACGGGACGACGGGCCCCTTGTCCATGAAGGCAACTACGATTCGGGGACTCAGTACTTGCGCGGCCGGCCGAGCGTCGACGAGATTCTGTTGGCGCTGGAATCCTTGCATGCCGACAGTGTTGTGGTCACCGACGAAACCGGGTTGACGCCGAAGGAGGTCAGGCGTTTCGGCTGGGCATTGGCCGATGCCGGCGTCCGGCTGATTCTTGCCCCGTCCCTGAGCGGTATTGCCGGACCGCGGATCCATTCCCAGCCGCTCAACGGCCTGCCGTTGATCCATGTGTCCACGCCGCAACTGACGGGGATCAAAAAACAGGTGAAACGGGGCTTCGACCTGATCGCGTCTTCGGCGCTGCTCTTGCTGATCTCCCCAGTTCTGCTGGTGGTTTCGCTGATCATCAAGCTCTCCGACGGCGGGCCGGTGTTCTTCCGGCAGAAACGCGTCGGCGTGAACCGCTCCGAATTCCAGATGTACAAATTCCGCAGCATGGTGCCCAACGCCGAAGCCTTGCGGCAAGACCTGGATTCGGATCAGGGCGACGGCAACGTGCTTTTCAAGATCAAGGGCGATCCGCGGATCACCCGCGTCGGCCGGTTCATCCGCAAATACAGCATCGACGAACTCCCTCAGCTGCTCAACGTGTTGCTCGGCCACATGTCTTTGGTCGGCCCCAGGCCTCCTTTGCCTGCCGAAGTCGAGCGTTATGAGGACGACGCGCACCGTCGCCTGCTGGTGCTCCCCGGAATCACCGGATTGTGGCAGGTCTCAGGTCGATCTGATCTGAGCTGGGAACAATCCGTCCATCTGGACCTCTACTACGTGGAGAACTGGTCCCTCTCCTCCGACATCCTGATTCTGTTCAAAACACTGAAAGCGACTTTGAAGCCCGATGGCGCATACTGA
- a CDS encoding polysaccharide biosynthesis tyrosine autokinase — MKSLESEPKSSELWSTRTSLVREFGASLRRRWPMVLLAATVGAGLGFAATLTQPKLYTSDVSVVVSTGVNDNLGLALSADNLAISKAKQYQTIASSRVVAERALEIAKVDGSPELAISRVSASSRLDTATINIKVSWASPQQAQALADAWSQALAQEVYNVENQRTPGSQSTPGSTASPSPSPGTGTGSVRPGAGESVIKIQPLVPANLPAAPSSPNVRLWAAIGLAIGLAIGLAFVFVREIFDQRIRSAATLQDDFGQTVIGTVPVSNGVGEGRLVKSLGRSNMRDNFAVLEAFKELRTNLRFMNPDQPPRVIAVSSCLPGEGKSTVASNLAISIASSGQPVVLVDGDLRRPTVARTFNLLENVGLTDAVVGSAPVADLLQDVEGYPDLKVLGSGPIPPNPSEILSSDTMLRLMAELSQSYFVIIDAPPVISITDSAILAAQFDGVLLVVRAGSTTRDEFAKSLDNIQKVNGTVLGCVLNWVPTSKAEGSRYGYYGKSYYYTSTEETGQKNAAKGWFRGGGRRDRPTKTAAEPTVEMRAAQLMSRSTAAD, encoded by the coding sequence ATGAAGTCTCTGGAGTCAGAACCCAAATCCTCCGAACTATGGAGCACCCGGACCAGCTTGGTCCGGGAATTCGGCGCTTCTCTGCGCCGCCGCTGGCCAATGGTGCTCTTGGCCGCCACCGTGGGCGCCGGGCTCGGCTTCGCGGCCACCTTGACCCAGCCCAAGCTCTACACCTCCGACGTCAGCGTCGTAGTTTCCACCGGGGTGAACGACAATCTCGGGCTGGCGCTCTCGGCGGACAACCTGGCGATCTCAAAAGCCAAGCAATACCAAACCATCGCGAGTTCGAGGGTCGTCGCGGAACGCGCACTCGAGATCGCCAAGGTGGACGGCTCGCCGGAGCTCGCGATATCCAGGGTCTCCGCATCATCCCGGTTGGATACCGCGACCATCAACATCAAGGTCTCTTGGGCTTCCCCGCAACAAGCACAGGCGCTCGCCGACGCTTGGTCCCAAGCCCTCGCCCAAGAGGTTTACAACGTCGAGAACCAGCGGACGCCGGGTTCGCAGTCGACCCCGGGCAGCACCGCATCACCATCGCCGAGCCCGGGCACGGGTACCGGCAGCGTGCGACCGGGCGCGGGCGAATCGGTGATCAAAATCCAACCGCTGGTTCCGGCGAACCTGCCGGCTGCTCCCAGCTCACCTAATGTCCGACTCTGGGCCGCCATCGGATTGGCCATCGGATTGGCCATCGGCCTGGCCTTCGTCTTCGTGCGCGAGATCTTCGACCAGCGAATCCGCTCCGCGGCAACCTTGCAGGACGATTTCGGGCAGACAGTGATCGGCACCGTACCGGTTTCCAACGGCGTCGGCGAAGGCCGGTTGGTCAAGTCTTTGGGCCGGTCGAACATGCGGGACAACTTCGCGGTGTTGGAGGCCTTCAAAGAATTGCGGACCAATCTGCGGTTCATGAACCCGGACCAGCCACCACGGGTGATCGCGGTCTCCAGTTGCCTTCCCGGAGAGGGAAAATCCACGGTGGCCTCGAACCTGGCCATTTCCATCGCTTCCAGCGGGCAGCCGGTGGTCCTGGTCGATGGCGACCTCCGCCGGCCTACGGTGGCCCGCACCTTCAATCTGCTGGAAAATGTCGGCCTCACCGATGCGGTCGTCGGTTCGGCTCCCGTCGCCGACCTGTTGCAGGATGTCGAAGGCTATCCGGATTTGAAGGTCTTGGGTTCCGGCCCGATTCCGCCGAATCCGTCCGAAATTCTTTCCTCGGACACGATGCTCCGGTTGATGGCCGAGCTGAGCCAGTCCTATTTCGTGATCATCGATGCCCCGCCGGTGATCTCCATCACCGATTCGGCGATCCTGGCCGCACAGTTCGATGGCGTTCTGCTCGTGGTCCGCGCCGGCTCAACGACCCGCGACGAATTCGCGAAGTCCCTGGACAACATCCAGAAAGTGAACGGGACAGTTTTGGGCTGTGTGCTCAATTGGGTGCCCACGAGCAAAGCAGAGGGGTCACGTTACGGCTATTACGGGAAGTCGTATTACTACACGTCGACGGAGGAAACCGGGCAGAAGAATGCGGCGAAAGGCTGGTTCCGTGGCGGGGGGCGCCGGGACAGGCCCACAAAGACCGCTGCCGAACCCACGGTCGAGATGCGGGCTGCACAGCTCATGTCCAGATCGACGGCCGCAGACTAG
- a CDS encoding lipopolysaccharide biosynthesis protein produces MTAENPGSAAGASVAAAEAPAESFSRKMVFSFAINVAVPLVSLATAPILAQSLGVEGRGVVAAAVAPLLFVVAVGALGIPDAIIYFVAKHSRNARQIASRAGVLLFALGVLCGVLVWISAVPLAAGNAELLRLIGMTALATPLNFMAALPRGLALGSHRWKLAASVMLVSAGLRLTAYLVLWLGGWLTPLMAVLIILAMPILESLCYLPFLIRRLGPNERHEKSPALGFAAITSFGGRLWFGSLAGIVLSRMDQLLMVPLSNAKQLGLYVVAVSVGEAPGVIASAVRGVILPSDAAEGESKQADERLQRAARITSLLTLLSSLALAATCWWWLPILFGRDFSAAVPATLVLLLASSLGAGGSVAGAGLSARNRPGLRSLSMGIAAVLNLIVFLLLVGPLGAVGAAISTLVGNFVAGNLNLVWLSRKFGMPIAGFYGVRRSDLDILWFAGKRVLRRPRARRG; encoded by the coding sequence ATGACTGCTGAAAACCCCGGCTCCGCGGCTGGTGCTTCCGTGGCCGCCGCCGAGGCTCCCGCGGAAAGCTTTTCGCGGAAGATGGTTTTCTCGTTCGCGATCAATGTGGCGGTCCCGCTGGTCTCATTGGCGACGGCGCCGATCCTGGCCCAGTCTCTGGGGGTGGAGGGGCGCGGTGTGGTGGCCGCAGCCGTGGCGCCGCTGCTGTTCGTCGTCGCGGTGGGGGCTTTGGGCATTCCCGATGCGATCATCTACTTCGTCGCGAAACACTCTCGGAATGCCCGGCAAATCGCGTCCCGGGCCGGTGTATTGCTGTTCGCCCTGGGGGTGCTCTGCGGGGTGTTGGTCTGGATCTCTGCGGTTCCCCTCGCCGCGGGCAACGCCGAGTTATTGCGTCTGATCGGAATGACCGCGCTAGCCACACCACTGAACTTCATGGCTGCTTTGCCGCGCGGCCTGGCCTTGGGCAGCCATCGATGGAAGCTGGCCGCAAGCGTGATGCTGGTCAGTGCCGGACTGCGGTTGACTGCTTATCTGGTGCTCTGGTTGGGCGGATGGTTGACCCCGTTGATGGCGGTCTTGATCATCCTGGCAATGCCGATCCTGGAATCGTTGTGCTACCTGCCCTTCCTGATCCGTCGCCTCGGCCCAAACGAACGCCACGAAAAGAGCCCGGCCCTGGGATTTGCCGCCATCACGTCGTTCGGCGGACGGCTCTGGTTCGGTTCCTTGGCCGGCATCGTCTTGAGCCGGATGGACCAATTGCTGATGGTCCCGTTGTCGAATGCGAAGCAACTCGGGCTCTACGTCGTGGCGGTGAGTGTGGGCGAAGCTCCAGGTGTGATCGCCTCCGCGGTGCGCGGGGTCATTCTGCCCTCCGACGCCGCGGAAGGGGAGTCGAAACAAGCCGATGAGCGTCTGCAGCGAGCGGCGCGGATCACCTCATTGCTGACCTTGTTGTCCAGTTTGGCACTCGCCGCGACTTGTTGGTGGTGGCTGCCGATACTCTTCGGCCGGGATTTCAGCGCTGCGGTGCCAGCCACCCTGGTCCTGCTGCTGGCGAGTTCGCTCGGAGCCGGCGGTTCGGTAGCCGGGGCGGGCTTGAGTGCCCGCAATCGTCCGGGCTTGCGCAGTTTGAGCATGGGCATCGCCGCGGTGCTCAACCTCATCGTGTTCTTGCTTCTGGTCGGCCCGCTGGGTGCGGTCGGCGCCGCGATTTCGACCTTGGTCGGCAACTTTGTTGCGGGCAACCTGAACTTGGTCTGGTTGTCCCGGAAATTCGGCATGCCGATTGCCGGCTTCTACGGCGTCCGGCGAAGCGACCTGGACATTCTGTGGTTCGCCGGGAAACGAGTCCTGCGCCGACCGCGGGCGCGCCGCGGCTAG
- the rplC gene encoding 50S ribosomal protein L3: MTAIRTVKGILGTKLGMTQVWDENNKLVPVTVVQADSNVVTQLRDAAKDGYTAVQIGYGQIDPRKVTKPLAGHFEKAGVTPRRHVVELRTNDSESYSLGQELSVEIFEAGQKVDVVGTSKGKGFAGVMKRHGFHGVGASHGAHKNHRKPGSIGGASTPSRVFKGLRMAGRMGGERHTTLNLTVHAVDAEKSLLLIKGAIPGARGRVVLVRTAVKGA; the protein is encoded by the coding sequence ATGACCGCGATCCGTACTGTAAAGGGAATCCTGGGCACGAAGCTCGGCATGACCCAGGTCTGGGACGAGAACAACAAGCTTGTTCCGGTTACCGTCGTCCAGGCTGACTCCAACGTCGTCACCCAGCTGCGTGACGCCGCCAAAGATGGCTACACCGCCGTTCAGATCGGCTACGGCCAGATCGATCCGCGCAAGGTCACCAAGCCGCTTGCCGGCCACTTCGAGAAGGCCGGGGTCACCCCGCGTCGTCACGTCGTCGAGCTGCGCACCAATGACTCCGAGTCCTACTCGCTGGGCCAGGAGCTCTCCGTGGAGATCTTCGAAGCCGGCCAGAAGGTCGACGTCGTCGGCACCTCCAAGGGCAAGGGCTTCGCCGGTGTCATGAAGCGTCACGGCTTCCACGGCGTCGGTGCCTCGCACGGCGCCCACAAGAACCACCGCAAGCCCGGTTCAATCGGTGGCGCTTCTACCCCCAGCCGTGTTTTCAAAGGCCTCCGGATGGCTGGCCGCATGGGTGGAGAACGCCACACCACGTTGAACCTGACAGTTCACGCCGTTGACGCCGAGAAGTCCCTGCTGCTCATCAAGGGTGCCATCCCCGGCGCCCGTGGCCGGGTCGTCCTCGTGCGTACCGCCGTGAAGGGAGCATAA
- the rpsJ gene encoding 30S ribosomal protein S10, which yields MAGQKIRIRLKSYDHEVIDVSARKIVETVTRAGATVVGPVPLPTEKNVYCVIRSPHKYKDSREHFEMRTHKRLIDIIDPTPKAVDSLMRLDLPADVNIEIKL from the coding sequence ATGGCGGGACAGAAAATCCGCATCCGGCTGAAGTCGTATGACCACGAGGTCATTGACGTTTCAGCCCGGAAGATCGTTGAGACGGTCACCCGTGCAGGCGCAACGGTAGTCGGCCCCGTGCCGTTGCCGACGGAGAAGAACGTGTACTGCGTCATCCGTTCGCCGCACAAGTACAAAGACAGCCGCGAGCACTTCGAAATGCGCACGCACAAGCGTCTTATCGACATCATTGACCCCACGCCGAAGGCCGTCGACTCGCTCATGCGCCTCGACCTGCCGGCTGACGTGAACATCGAAATCAAGCTCTGA
- a CDS encoding ATP-binding protein yields MTSNPTDSPVAGAFRWVIPETVPDAPMQDREADLWTVEVLGASISFSGFSDLEMAELDRCWHRCNPRRGGRSAAVFVRHSGISWRQQHEDIVSLLTLAGINSVAGRRLMFHAGGISDPESGRSLALVAKSGTGKTTAIRNLARQFGYLSDETVAIDPASLQILPYPKPLSVLGPDGKRPKQQYSPEELALSEAHPDPVLHRIVLLHRVPGTDEPLVEPLGTAEALGLLVPDSSSLSRLDRGLVALAEVLTRTGGAIRVTYAENTQLTPLVPELLRQDRALAGSARDWTPVDLTVAGAPGSGHGGQLLRRVVPDDAIRLGESLAVLNGERFDVVSGIGAAIWTSARSWRTEQQLHAAVLAEYGAHPESERLVAEAVGSLQAAGLLLRSA; encoded by the coding sequence ATGACATCGAATCCGACCGATTCACCGGTCGCCGGCGCGTTCCGCTGGGTAATCCCAGAGACTGTGCCGGACGCCCCGATGCAGGACCGGGAAGCCGATCTCTGGACCGTCGAGGTGCTCGGCGCCTCGATCAGCTTCAGCGGGTTCAGCGATCTGGAAATGGCCGAGCTGGACCGCTGCTGGCACCGTTGCAATCCCCGGCGCGGAGGCCGGTCCGCCGCCGTCTTCGTCCGGCACAGCGGAATTTCCTGGCGGCAACAACACGAAGACATCGTCTCCCTGCTGACCCTGGCCGGCATCAATTCGGTCGCCGGCCGCCGGCTGATGTTCCATGCCGGTGGAATCAGCGATCCGGAAAGCGGCCGCTCGCTCGCCTTGGTCGCCAAATCGGGCACCGGCAAGACCACGGCGATCCGGAACCTGGCCCGGCAATTCGGTTACCTCTCCGATGAAACCGTCGCGATCGATCCGGCTTCGCTGCAGATTCTGCCCTATCCGAAACCGCTTTCGGTGCTCGGCCCTGACGGCAAACGCCCCAAACAGCAATACTCCCCCGAGGAACTGGCCTTGTCCGAAGCTCATCCGGACCCGGTGCTGCACCGGATCGTACTCCTCCATCGGGTGCCGGGTACCGACGAGCCGCTGGTCGAGCCCCTGGGCACTGCAGAAGCCTTGGGCTTGCTGGTACCGGATTCTTCCTCGCTGTCCCGGCTCGATCGCGGCCTGGTTGCACTCGCCGAGGTGCTGACCCGGACCGGTGGCGCAATCCGGGTGACCTACGCGGAAAACACCCAATTGACGCCCTTGGTCCCGGAGCTGCTGCGCCAAGACCGCGCCCTGGCCGGCAGCGCCAGAGATTGGACGCCGGTCGACTTGACCGTGGCCGGGGCGCCGGGCTCCGGCCACGGCGGCCAGTTGCTGCGTCGGGTCGTACCTGACGACGCGATCCGCTTGGGCGAGTCCCTGGCCGTCCTCAACGGCGAGCGATTCGATGTCGTTTCCGGCATCGGGGCGGCAATCTGGACATCCGCCCGGAGCTGGCGCACCGAGCAGCAGCTGCACGCAGCGGTGCTGGCAGAGTACGGAGCGCATCCGGAGAGCGAACGCTTGGTCGCCGAAGCCGTCGGATCGTTGCAGGCAGCCGGGCTGCTATTGCGCTCGGCCTAG
- a CDS encoding nucleotide sugar dehydrogenase: MNTGSYDVTGQKTVVIGQGYVGLPLSLAATHAGFAVVGLDKSQRVVDLLNDGKSHVDDIQDHEVAEILNFGFRASSDPEVLREAEVVVICVPTPLAKDGTPDLDPVVDAARTIARHLRKGATVVLESTTYPGTTDGLVKDIFTAAGHRIDEDYFLAFSPERIDPGNAVYTLTNTPKVVGGVTEESTAKAKAFYASFIDKVVTARGAKEAETAKLLENTYRHINIALVNEMAKFCHEMDIDLWDVIDAAKTKPFGFQAFYPGPGVGGHCIPIDPNYLSYEVKRTLGYPFRFVELAQEINQSMPSYTVQRVQEALNDDKLALNGAEVLILGVTYKPNIADQRESPAFDVAVELLKRGAVLKFHDPKVDTWHLPSGDLPCVPDLEEAVREADISILLQNHAEYDVQDLAAQAKRFFDTRGAITAGTGARL; this comes from the coding sequence ATGAATACCGGCTCTTATGACGTGACTGGCCAAAAGACCGTCGTCATCGGGCAGGGCTACGTCGGCTTGCCGCTTTCGCTGGCCGCGACACACGCTGGTTTCGCCGTCGTCGGGCTCGACAAAAGCCAACGCGTGGTTGACCTGCTCAACGACGGGAAATCCCACGTCGACGACATCCAGGACCACGAAGTCGCCGAAATCCTGAATTTCGGATTCCGCGCCAGCAGCGACCCGGAAGTGCTCCGCGAGGCCGAGGTAGTGGTCATCTGCGTGCCCACTCCGCTGGCCAAGGACGGCACGCCGGATCTGGATCCGGTCGTAGACGCCGCCAGGACGATTGCCCGCCACTTGCGCAAGGGGGCAACGGTGGTCCTGGAGTCCACAACCTATCCGGGTACCACCGACGGCCTGGTGAAAGACATCTTCACCGCAGCCGGGCACCGGATTGACGAAGATTACTTCCTGGCGTTCTCACCGGAGCGGATCGATCCCGGCAACGCGGTCTACACGCTCACCAACACGCCCAAAGTCGTCGGCGGAGTGACCGAAGAATCCACCGCGAAGGCCAAGGCCTTCTATGCTTCCTTCATCGACAAGGTCGTGACCGCCCGCGGAGCCAAGGAAGCCGAAACCGCGAAGTTGTTGGAAAACACCTACCGGCACATCAACATCGCACTGGTCAATGAAATGGCCAAGTTCTGCCATGAGATGGACATCGATCTCTGGGACGTGATCGATGCTGCCAAGACCAAGCCTTTCGGATTCCAAGCCTTCTACCCCGGCCCCGGCGTGGGCGGGCACTGCATCCCGATCGATCCGAATTACCTCAGCTACGAAGTCAAGCGCACGTTGGGCTATCCGTTCAGATTCGTCGAGTTGGCCCAAGAGATCAACCAATCCATGCCTTCCTACACCGTCCAGCGGGTCCAGGAAGCACTCAACGACGACAAATTGGCGCTCAATGGTGCCGAAGTGCTGATCCTCGGTGTCACCTACAAACCGAACATCGCGGACCAGCGCGAATCACCGGCCTTCGATGTGGCAGTCGAGTTGCTCAAGCGGGGTGCGGTCTTGAAATTCCACGACCCGAAGGTCGACACCTGGCACCTGCCTTCCGGAGACTTGCCCTGCGTCCCGGACCTCGAGGAAGCGGTGCGCGAGGCGGACATCAGCATCCTGCTGCAGAACCACGCCGAGTACGATGTGCAAGACCTGGCAGCGCAGGCGAAGCGTTTCTTCGACACCCGTGGTGCCATCACGGCCGGCACCGGCGCCCGGCTCTGA
- a CDS encoding SGNH/GDSL hydrolase family protein: MKRFKLRYAVLCAALAGTIVLGALAFFRMSAPAPSGAGASAGSLTAAPEARTTALVYGDSISQGDSAAFSRQDLGNRAWPKYLSQNGVYFVGGYAQGGLTAGMLIDRNLCQEGTRASVVVAAFGTNSLLLGESFETNLKNLERLKAECGGTVPPSAFLVTAVGPMDRLPPARIADWNTRLAAAAAERGWTYVDPFQGLRTSENTWPAGLSIDGLHPAEAAAEIYAANIAPNIIAAGR, translated from the coding sequence GTGAAACGCTTCAAACTCAGATACGCCGTACTGTGCGCCGCGTTGGCCGGCACCATCGTGCTGGGGGCCCTCGCGTTCTTCCGGATGTCCGCACCCGCGCCGTCCGGCGCCGGGGCCAGCGCCGGCAGTCTCACGGCCGCACCCGAAGCACGCACCACCGCCCTGGTTTACGGCGACTCGATTTCACAAGGCGATTCCGCAGCCTTTTCCCGGCAAGACCTGGGCAACCGCGCTTGGCCCAAATACCTCTCGCAGAACGGTGTTTACTTTGTGGGCGGATATGCCCAAGGCGGCCTGACCGCAGGTATGCTGATCGACCGCAATTTATGCCAGGAAGGCACCCGGGCGTCCGTTGTCGTCGCCGCTTTCGGGACCAATTCATTGCTCCTGGGCGAATCGTTCGAGACCAACCTGAAGAATCTCGAACGGTTGAAGGCCGAGTGCGGCGGCACCGTCCCGCCGAGCGCTTTCCTGGTCACCGCCGTCGGCCCGATGGACCGGCTGCCCCCGGCCCGGATCGCGGATTGGAATACTCGATTGGCCGCCGCGGCAGCGGAACGGGGGTGGACTTACGTCGACCCGTTCCAGGGATTGCGCACCTCGGAGAACACCTGGCCGGCGGGGCTGAGCATTGACGGCTTGCACCCCGCCGAAGCGGCGGCCGAGATCTATGCGGCCAATATCGCGCCGAACATCATCGCAGCCGGCCGCTGA
- a CDS encoding DUF7927 domain-containing protein — translation MNKQVLVPAGGGRTSRKPRATSVAALALGAALIAPFGLVATAGPANAATGDTWPLDGNKAVNIDAGALYASEGGSITKIKFDGGKVTQENIANRYAPTYWAGNLGLGPDASDPSKLAFMGSRWNASTQQVYRVKDGDNKIEEVGQSRRSPTGVAWGGSAVDGKGMYWQGTNLASPANTRISRFDPTTNTTTLSGKLVAPASDRVWNGGNQVAPDYAFDVQGNFYGLMTSNGYNTGNYIYKYDVSNFTEGAEVPVSQAVKVEGLPYAAGYYYGFAWLNGKWYAGQSNGDIYVIDPGTGQASKVATKQPGGNGSYSYRLQDLASGGLVPINPAGDAKVKKESDVPLRIAMVSNQVLNYTLTYTNDTLRPTAVDEFDDMSRVLDDATVNSQPVSDNAALQVSAVSGNRFTIKGTIDPGQTVQIKYSVKVNQPSNRGDNRMTNFVLKDGETAPQFCIASNSRCADNRTATSITG, via the coding sequence ATGAATAAGCAAGTTCTCGTGCCCGCCGGGGGCGGGCGCACTTCGCGCAAGCCGCGCGCAACCTCGGTGGCCGCCTTGGCCCTTGGCGCTGCACTGATTGCGCCGTTCGGCCTCGTGGCAACGGCCGGTCCGGCCAATGCGGCGACTGGTGATACCTGGCCTTTGGACGGCAATAAAGCAGTGAACATCGATGCCGGTGCGCTTTACGCGAGTGAGGGCGGCAGCATCACTAAGATCAAGTTCGACGGCGGCAAAGTCACTCAGGAAAACATCGCCAATCGCTATGCGCCGACGTACTGGGCGGGCAACCTCGGGTTGGGCCCGGACGCCAGCGACCCGAGCAAACTCGCCTTCATGGGCAGCCGTTGGAATGCCAGCACCCAGCAGGTTTACCGGGTAAAGGACGGCGATAACAAGATCGAAGAGGTGGGCCAGTCGCGGCGCTCGCCCACGGGCGTTGCCTGGGGCGGCAGCGCGGTCGACGGCAAAGGCATGTACTGGCAAGGTACTAACCTCGCCAGCCCGGCCAACACCAGGATCAGCAGGTTCGACCCGACCACGAACACCACGACCCTCAGTGGCAAGTTGGTTGCGCCGGCTAGCGACCGGGTGTGGAACGGCGGAAATCAGGTCGCCCCGGATTACGCATTCGATGTCCAGGGAAATTTCTACGGTCTGATGACCAGCAATGGCTACAACACCGGAAACTACATCTACAAATACGATGTCTCCAATTTCACCGAGGGTGCTGAGGTCCCGGTGTCCCAGGCGGTCAAGGTCGAAGGTTTGCCGTACGCTGCTGGTTACTACTACGGGTTCGCTTGGCTCAATGGCAAATGGTATGCCGGGCAGAGCAATGGCGATATCTATGTCATCGATCCCGGCACCGGCCAGGCTTCGAAGGTGGCGACCAAGCAACCGGGCGGAAACGGCAGCTACAGCTACCGGCTTCAGGATCTGGCCTCGGGCGGACTCGTGCCGATCAACCCCGCGGGCGATGCCAAGGTGAAGAAGGAGTCCGACGTTCCGTTGCGCATCGCGATGGTCTCCAACCAGGTGCTCAACTACACCCTGACCTACACCAATGACACCCTGCGGCCCACCGCCGTCGATGAGTTCGACGACATGAGCCGGGTGCTGGACGACGCCACGGTCAACTCCCAGCCGGTTTCCGACAACGCTGCGCTCCAGGTCAGCGCGGTCAGCGGCAACCGGTTCACGATCAAGGGCACGATTGATCCGGGTCAGACCGTCCAGATCAAGTATTCGGTCAAAGTGAACCAGCCGAGCAACCGCGGCGACAACCGGATGACCAACTTCGTGCTGAAGGACGGTGAGACCGCTCCGCAGTTCTGCATCGCATCGAACAGCCGTTGCGCGGACAACCGTACAGCCACTTCGATCACCGGCTAA